In Vicia villosa cultivar HV-30 ecotype Madison, WI linkage group LG7, Vvil1.0, whole genome shotgun sequence, the DNA window ATACTAATATCAACTATATTATGTAAACGTTGGAAGTGTTTATTGTTTCAGAGGATGATTTGCTGAAAAAGAAATGGATTAAATATTTTGGTGAGCGTTGGAGGGGCCTTCAGACATATCACACAcgtgattttattaaaaattcaaaGCATAAATTAGAACCTCCATATGTGATGTATTCATATATTGATTAGAACGTTTGAAAGGAGTTTGTCAAGTCTCGCACCTTTCCTGAATTTTTGGCTAAGAgccaaaaaggaaaggagaatagACCAAGAAATATTTATCACCATAGATTGTCTCGTAGAGGAATGATAAACTAGAGTAGATTGTgattaaagaaaaaaacaaagaaaactataGCTTGGAGATCCTTCTAGAAGTCGTGATCGTATCCCATCTCCACTATCACGCCATAAGAAATGGTAGAAGGCATGTCAAAGATCAGAAGGCGAGTTCACATCTGAGGCAACACACGAAGTTGCTAAAAATATTGTAAGTAGATACTTTTTTCaacattatttatttaacttaattCAATTTGATAAAGATAAACTTTTATATGTGCTATAGGATTTACTAGTTAAAAATCTAAATATGGTATCTTTGTTCGACGAGAATGTCATGATATCTTTGTAGAAGCGACCGAAACAGAGGAATATGGTGGGTGTGTTAATTTTCTTTGATGAGGCGTCAGCTTGAGGTTATTTTTTAGATCATCGCAAACAAGTAACAAAGTAAATCCTAAGAAACAAATTGAAGAGATATTTGATCAAAGGGTGGAGGAGAAAGTACAAGAAGTATTAGAACTGGAGTGAGAGAAGTGGACTCATGAAGCGTTGGAGAAGTGGCCTTATGATAGGAACGTGAGAGGGTGCATCTAGAGGAGGGAGGGAGGTTGTTGCAGGGGTGCTAAGGCATTATTAGTTCATGGCTTAAGGTATTAACTTTACCTATATAaatgtaatttatttatatttgttaagttaatgttgttgttgttagcatatcatgatttaaattttttgtttaaattatggGTGTTTAGAGAACAAACACCATTACTACAAGAAGGTATTGATGATATCCAATCACATTGGGCCGGTTGTTTCCTGTCTTTTTACGAATCTCAACAACACTAATTTTTCTTTGTTGTTGTAAACGTTGCGTATATGTTTTTTGTTACACATGTATTTGGTTTTTTCATTATATGGTTATGGTTTCAAATATGTATATATTCTCTCGGTGTACCATTTGTATACATTTAATTTTGTAAACAATATAATTTGGTATTCTGTGTATATTTGGTTATGCTCTGTTATAAAGTAAaatgttttgattttgtgataatATTGGCATATAGATTATGTGTAAAAAAGTACAGGCCAGTCAACttgaaaacaaataataaattacaaaaaatagGTTTTACACCTCAGTTTTAATTACAAAAAATAGGTTTTACACCTCAGTTTTTTAATGTATCATATTAATAATTCAATCAATGATACTGATATTTTATGTGTGAGTTTTGCTCACTTGttctaattaataattagttTACAGTTTGTCTACCAATATATTCAAGAATGAGTGAAAATTTAACTTACTAAGTAATGAGTCAAACTGTAAGATAATTGTTTCTGTAACCATAAAGTTTCGTGAATAATGGATTTAAATATAATTTCAAAATGGTGGGGGATTGTTGGAGAATTATCAAAATGTTTGAAAAATATAAGTGGTTAAAATATAGTCAATGTACATATTTGTTATTGATTAAATAAATGAACTAAaggtttaattttttgttttaataattaaaactaacaaAAGAATGAAAAGGTATGTTTAAGGGATTTAACCGTGTAACCTTTGAGAAAGAAAGACACTTAATTATAGATGGTTCCCATTGAACCATTGCGACCTATGTTATATATCTTGAGCATTGAAAGTATATATTTCTCACATGCACCTCATATCTAGTTCTATTcaggagggagggagggagggagaggCTCATTTACTAGTCAAAAAGCTATCGACCTATGTTATATATCTTGAGCATTGAAAGTATATATTTCTCACATCCACCTCATATCTAGTTCTATTCaggagggagggagggagaggCTCATTTACTAGTCAAAAAGCTATCGGGGAAAATAATTAATAGAATTTGGTTCAATGAGCTATCGGGGAAAATAATCTAGGAGGATATGCTTGATGTGAATATGTGATTCATATTTAGATTTCCAAATTATCTAAAAGGGAATCCGTTGAATTATCAATTTGTATCTAATTTCCTAAATTGATGGGGACGAATCGAAACTAAAATTTAATGTAAACACacaattttaaattcatttttgacAACTTTGATCATAcaatttttatcttcttcttgtTCATATTTTTTAACAAACCTCGAACACAAGATGTAACATTTTACCCTTGACAAAAAAACGTTTCGGTGACCTTTTCTTTTTATAGAATTGTTACCCATTGAATATTCATGCATTGTAGGAGGTTTTTGTCCGGTATGAGTGATTTTTCCCGTGACAACTTTGTCTTTTTCTTGTAGTAAAAGTAATTAATTTCTACTTACCTACTTATACATATAAATTACTCACGCAACTTATTCAGAATTTTACAAGTCAGAATATTCATACATCCAAATTTCTCGTAATGaagataattttattattaaaaatgataAGGCAAAAGGTAATGTCAAAATTGACGCAAAATTGGACAcaagttttaaataaatattttattaattttgaaatgctataataataattataataataatattttagattcctatttataaatataaattactcaCACAActtattcaaaatatttatttgttagaATATTTATTTGCCTGTCATGGTAAATTGGCAACTAAAGATAAGTTGTTCAGATTTGGTATGATTGATAATGTTGCTTGCTGTTTTTGTACATGTAATGAATCGATTAATCATTTGTTCTTTGAGTGCCTTGAGGAATATTTGGTTGGAGATCCTTATCTGGATTTAAATTCAACATGATCCTGGGGATTGAAATCAAGAATTAAACTGGATAATTCAACAAGGAAAAAGGAAGCTAGAGTTGTAAAGCTGTCATGATAAAACTCGCCATTACAGAGACTATCCATGAATTGTGGAATCTCAGAAATGAAAAGAGTTTTGGGAAAAATACTAACACCAATCATATAGGTACAAGATTTATAGATACAATAGTATATAGGGGGTGGACCAATTTGAAACTTAGAAAACACATAGCTAGTCTAATGCTACAGTAGCTTTGTGATTATtttgtctgtttttttttttttttatagtggCTGGATCCATGAGATCGTTTGTAATTACTGTTTTTTTGAGTTAATCAAAAGTTTTATTGattcaaaaaaagaagaagatgattttGTTACCAAACATGACAAATCGGCAAAGGTGATGTCATCTATTAAAGAGCCTCTAGTTGAAATGATAAAGGTTATTTTTCCGCTTGGACAGAGGTTTTAAGTTTAAATCCAATTCCAAACATGTAAGATAtccaatttatataaataaaattgaatgcaaatatacagtagaaactctttaaattaataatgtgaGGACCGaagatatttataaattttgagagttattaatttaccgataaattaataattattaatttaaagagtttttaaGTAATTATATTGTACATACCAAACAAAAACGCAAATTTGTCTATGTCTCTTAGAATCACGTTGCAGCGAACCTTGAGACTCAACGTAAATTAATAACTATTGTGTTCATATGCATTGGAAATCAATAATTACTTTTGAAATTCGATAAATGTAAATAAAAGGAACAAATGTGTTCAATGTATTCTTAAAGGAAAACATACAACTATTGAATCATATTTCAATAGCATGTAATTTTTTTTCCAGTttctatgaattattaatttatgattttcttgggaccgaaaattataaagggatctcttgaaaaattattatcttattattttatcgagTTTTTTAATTTGTTACTTTGGCCCAAGTCGGGACCGAACAAATGTATTATTTTAGAGAGTTTATTAATTTACCGAATATTAATATAAAGAGTTTCTACTGTAAATGAATATTTTATAAACTTTAaacactataataataataataataataataataataataataataataataataataataataataataataataataataataataataataataataataataatatagataATTTATCTTTTGCTTACACATCAATATTTATTATCATACTTCTATAAACTAGAATTTAGGCAAGATATATATTGAATGTGATGTGatatatattttgaataattgaagAACTCATTTAACAAGCACATTAAGATATAAAAAGTTCTCAAAAAGAAAACAAGATTTTGAAGACTAATATTTAAGTGTTAATAGTATgtgtttttatataaataattaataatgatttggcttaattgcaactttggtcccctattttgtctttttttcgattttagtcccctcatttttaaaaccacgattttggtcccccttttgAATTTTCTATTGAACAAGATAcaggaatagggactaattttgcagaaaaatacaaaatagggggacgaaaatagaacaaaaaatttaaaaagggactaaaatagtgatttttaaaatagagggatcaaaatcaagaaaaagacaaaatagggggactaaagttgcaattaagcctaataaTTTTTATGATATTCACACTCTTAAATTTCTTAGCACGAATTTTTTTTGTGGTGTACTGATTTAAGAGTTAAaactcattttttaatttatttatcttttgttaattaaaacatgggtgaaaatcatttaaataagtgctatttattttttataaatttaatattatttagttCTTTTGATAAATTTAAGATTAGTAGTTAATCATAGCCTTGGTATTATTTATTATGATGATTGTCCATAAAGAGATTTATGATACTTATGTAGTAGGGttgttcaaaatcaaacaagtctAATATAAAATTGCAAAATCAAAATTGCAAAAAATCTTATTTGGTTCCGATGTGATTGgaccattttttaacaaaaccacgcggttcggttcggtttgcggtttgtaattTATAAATTGGACCAAACCGCATTAATTTACAACCAACAGTCACTTAacccacatccaacccaaactcaaatCCTATTATGTCTTAGCCTTACGATTACAAATGATTTTCCCTTCCTCACACTAAAGGTTTTAGTTTAAATCTTCTCAAATCTCACCTAGCGGTATCGCGcctttttctcatcttctttttcaaGTAGGTATCATTTCTTCTGTGTCTCATCTCttaagttttttctttttcatcttattatttttattctactgttctctttttcaattacgtttttaatgctCTTATTCTGTAGTCCCTCCTCTCTTTTGCTCTTTCTTTTccatcttctctaatctttcactcctctttttttctattttattataatgtttttgatattattttatgctactattttatgttttttattccatttttatctaatcttatatatatatatatatatatatatatatatatatatatatatatatatatatatatatatatatatatatatatatatatatatatatatatatatatatatatatatatatatatatatatatatatatatatatatatatatatatatcatatgagaatgccatatttatatgagaatgtgagaatgaatcagaaccattggattttaaaataaattgtggagattatgggtgaatcttttttttctctcctacctcatttatttcaaaatgtaggagagagaaaaaaaattcacccataatctccaccatttattttaaaatccaatggttcagattcattcttacattctcatataaatatggcattctcatatgatataccttttatatatatatatatatatatatatatatatatatatatatatatatatatatatatatatatatatatatatatatatatatatatatatatatatatatatatatatatatatatatatatatattaaatggaaagttattGTCCATAAATGATTTATATGTGATAATGCATAAATGATTTAGTACAAAATTTTGTTGTCATTTATATGTCTTTGTATGactcaatattttttttcttaaaaaaatcgaaccaacccaaaccgcattggtttggtttgcttTGGTTCGATTTAATTTCTAAAAACCAACCAAAACGCACACTTTTTTTCCTGCGGTTCGGAATATTTTTACGTAAAAACCGTCTAAATTGCACCGCAAACACCCCTGTTATATAGCTGATCTTTCTAGAATTTTTCTGCTGGAATGTTAGATTgtaacttttctttttcttcttttgggtTCAAGCCTTCttaaatcccaaaaaaaaaagtgCAATTATGAATTATACATAGTTTGTTTTGCCAATTAATCGACCAATTTTCTTAGACCAGTAGTATGTATATATAAACTTAAGGAGTATGGTGAGTGAATTGATTCAGTTTGGAAGTGGGATATTAGAACTGATTTGGCACTACATAGCAATTTGATGCTGAGCGAAACTGAGGGTCTAGAAACGATACCGAACGGTATCAGCCTGTCACGCAATCAGGGGCGGATCCAGACGTCATATATTGGTGTGgctaaataaaaaagaaacactacgccgtacaagggctttcacagcgctttttttggcctttaacagcgctttaaagcgctgccaaagccagcgctggcgtaggctacgaaagcgcttttaaaagcgctctggtagaccccccctttaagagcgctttcctggaaaaagcgctctggtaggaccccctataagagcgctttcctggaaaaagcgctctggtagacccccctttaagagcgcttcttagtaaaagcgctggcaaagaccagtaaaaaagcaaaaaaaattaaaaaattacgcagcatacaaaagcgcttttggaaaagcgctctggtaggcccccctatgagagcgctttttccagacaaagcgctctcataggggggcctaccagagcgcttttcccaaagcgcttttgtatgctgcgtaattttttagttttttttgcttttttactggtctttgccagcgcttttactaagaagcgctctagtatgtggacctttaagagcgctttttagaagcgctgtagttgctaaatgaggtatttttatgtgcagcctataatttaatcctcccagtcgacctgtaatgttttcgacctgtaatattttcgacctgtaatatattttcgacctgtaatatattttcgactatattatttcagccatcagtaagacaatatatatactaatatataccattataatatccaaaattatatatatacatcattacaaaattatatatatacatcattacaaaatcaacaatattatagttcaaatctgcatgaaaaattgcttaatataaaattgacacaattcctctttgatttcttctaactttagcttcgagtacccagcagcacggaattcgtcaaggtactataaaacaaaaacataatatgaataatatatttaggtaaatgtaataaattatatgaaattatcttaagttataactttataccgtgggaggaatctctaattgattcgcctgaatgatttctttcataaacctcaatacaaagtatccgcagtctgaactgttacgctgtatcggacactacatagaaaaacaaataagattctatataagttgtcttgttttaccaagtagcataaatattataagcaaatttgtgaaaagtaatgtacctgcacttcgatccaggtgatgttgtttgatttagtccgggatacctgtgcgtcccgttgactacggaatacttgtattgatctaattaacaaatatataaaagcatatgtttagatcaatcccacaaataagtaaatatataaatatacacgaatatatatttagaacgatcccacttacaaatcaacgatttccttcatggccggataattggtccattcaccctttaccgaattcagataatacacgacttcccttatcgggttgatagcaagcagcaaccagtgtgctctataaattaaaacaataggttatatgaaaatattgctatacactaaagaaacagagattagatgaataaagaatgagaaattaaccctactggtcgggtattatacgcccaaagatgcagacattctgtattgccggtggacatgaatctatcgactaagcgctgtctaacagattccggatccgaaacaatttccattccgctgcaatgggcggaagacacgaaccggaatctgttagacaatgcagtcccgcgcaacactctgtcatacaacaaccttaaataaaaacataataaacattagattctttttattgaaaagtgtaaataaattatattgtgggactaattaaataatatatcggatgagtgaatattaccggatgtatgattgcatattactgacgcctagttgatcctggtcaaaaatctcttgcaagtcgtcaattgtaatatgtgacttgaactcaataccgaagacactttcatccatatcgatttcccgtaaagcaccatccttcatatcggacatatcaaccattgttgcgagtgtcgcccggtatcgaggcacaaaagcaccgccttttcttgccgcttgcttcggaggaccactgggtggtacgctacgaacctgctgcgtcacttgttgtgactcccgagcggatgcctaaaaatcatataagttaggtaaaatataaaatcatgcatattttgattcagattatatattaacactttaaatgtacctcttttagcgatgcaacagactcctcctcctgtaaaatccctttacccttaattgcgggttttataggagcagtctaaaaataaaatgtaaaacataattaataaacggtttagaattgacattcgaaaactaaatgattcataatcgttttcaatttacctcatcactaatggtaatgagctccgagggccatgcaacaaacgatcctattgcatctcgcagcaatgtcgtctctgagaccatgtcaggtaccggtagaatcgcatcacgatctaatacaacatccaccgatactttcaggtgtccatccgggagcggtctgtggtgaagtaaatctcccgaagtgttgtgcacttttcccttgccaactagtcgataattcggttccgataagtatagttggcaagatgaaatgccctaaaccaaaagtaaatataaagtcattatcattaataaaatagaacagtttgtaaggaaaaaaacttataattacctcgggaaatttcttttgatagttgatactagccttatcactagtttctctcaccgatgaagtgttgcacttttctctcatatacatatctttatctctttgcaattcagagacctgtgcttgcaattcctgcaacttttgcaacacttcttcattggtaagatttgatcttctcctagaactcttataaaaagaggttggagtcacaccatgacccttacccctcacccgaccgggatactcgggagcatctagtactctactaagtacgctctcctcaccggtggatgccgattgcgacaaggtctcctgtaattcatttacatttaaataattattagtggagataaaaagtcatttatatattaaaaaacatttgatttaattaaagacacagtattatacttacacattcagtataaactctctgaacatcgggatcgacagcgtgattcttgcccacacgagcttccttccacaacacatgtacaggaagtgaagcttcctcacttttagtctcctccaactatgcattgacacaaacgataaaatcgtcaattaaaacatgcacatgtagacaattaattaaatcgaatttctatttacttacaattttatcctctaagcgtgcatatcccaaacgcccttttttgtatggatacgcgggtttggatgctctctccctattcgtggcactctttttctgaaaagcttcatctctttgctttacaaactcagcccaatctgcttcatcaatgaaggtcgcatactttgttggccgtcccggtgcatcttcaagaaattttccatctttatccttaagataggtgtttgtcaaaaaacttttccaccctctatatctcttgccggccaaactaagtatgtagcttttacgttcatctggtatctcaaaagtcctctgcaaaaaaacgtacgcatagtgtgttagtataaataatttaaacaatttatcgtcaagataataacaacaattaaccatatatgatatatacctgaagctcttcccaaatcgcttgttttttctcctccaattctaaatttttcgtcttcgatttccaggtagctatggagactggaatatgcatacggacaagtgtaccaatataacttgtcaactttgcagaattaggaccaattggttgtttatcagaattccattccaatcggtatactaatccttggtctctatgtcgtatgatatccctcataatagtgatgcctcgtgcaacctcttttgcttcagtatcaggtggagcatttgtatccgaagcaactctttcttgtcagttttcttgtaagttttcaggtgggttttcaggtggagcatctctatctgaagccattgaacctgtatcaaacaaactaaagcacattagtacactattaataagctaacaatctatacaagtcaaatggaagtcaaaccatgcatgtacaagtaaatcggaaacgaaatcggtacaaatcaaaataagcgtaaaaaaagaaagttatcggaattgaacgaaatttacatggctatggtaaaacgtcgccacggactcaaaaacaaagtcggttttccgaaattcagaccctaagcccgacttttgattacgggcagaagcaaaaccgataaaagtATATATAAAGCAGAAATTCAGACCCTATGTATGTACTAGCTagggttattgttgttgttattatatataaataaaagtatataatata includes these proteins:
- the LOC131617933 gene encoding uncharacterized protein LOC131617933; protein product: MDESVFGIEFKSHITIDDLQEIFDQDQLGVSNMQSYIRLLYDRVLRGTALSNRFRFVSSAHCSGMEIVSDPESVRQRLVDRFMSTGNTECLHLWAYNTRPVGAHWLLLAINPIREVVYYLNSVKGEWTNYPAMKEIVDLSIQVFRSQRDAQVSRTKSNNITWIEVQCPIQRNSSDCGYFVLRFMKEIIQANQLEIPPTYLDEFRAAGYSKLKLEEIKEELCQFYIKQFFMQI